From a single Bryobacter aggregatus MPL3 genomic region:
- a CDS encoding ABC transporter permease encodes MVGLPGFGFLRNLIERRSLLYQMVRRDFERRYVGSMGGWLWGLLQPLILLLSWTFVFHWCMQMEVPPGQGTRNYTVFLFTGYLPWMLFNETVLRSSMSLLENANLITKTVFPSEIIPVSVFLSSLINHALTFLIAVAACIYFDGGVSLFTWMLPIYVVLLGLFAIGISWMVAAFQVYLRDTAQVVTVLLTFWFWITPIFIDLERVPERFRFLLVFNPLSFLVRAYRDRMLTSRTPDWGELALLTLWAATAFLAGGLIFKQLKKGFADVL; translated from the coding sequence ATGGTTGGTTTACCCGGCTTCGGCTTTTTGCGGAATTTGATCGAACGCCGCAGTCTTCTCTACCAGATGGTGCGGCGCGATTTTGAGCGGCGCTATGTCGGCTCGATGGGGGGCTGGCTTTGGGGGCTGCTGCAACCGCTGATTCTGCTGCTCAGCTGGACCTTTGTTTTTCACTGGTGCATGCAGATGGAGGTGCCGCCGGGGCAGGGAACCCGCAACTATACGGTGTTTCTGTTCACCGGATATCTGCCTTGGATGCTCTTTAATGAGACGGTGCTGCGGAGTTCGATGTCGCTACTGGAGAACGCAAACCTGATCACGAAGACCGTGTTTCCGAGCGAGATCATTCCGGTGAGCGTCTTTCTGTCCTCGCTGATCAACCACGCGCTGACTTTTCTGATTGCCGTGGCTGCCTGCATTTATTTCGATGGCGGCGTGAGCCTCTTTACCTGGATGCTACCGATCTATGTGGTGCTGCTGGGCCTGTTTGCGATCGGGATCTCGTGGATGGTGGCTGCGTTTCAGGTGTACCTGCGCGATACTGCGCAGGTGGTCACTGTCTTATTGACGTTCTGGTTTTGGATCACGCCGATCTTCATTGATCTGGAACGAGTGCCGGAGCGCTTCCGTTTTCTGCTGGTGTTCAATCCCCTCTCTTTCCTGGTCCGGGCTTACCGGGATCGCATGCTCACCTCACGCACTCCGGATTGGGGCGAACTGGCTTTGCTGACGCTGTGGGCCGCAACCGCTTTCCTCGCCGGTGGGCTCATCTTTAAGCAATTGAAAAAGGGTTTTGCAGACGTCTTATGA
- a CDS encoding adenosine-specific kinase, whose product MEIFNVPLQIPEGANLIFGQSHFVKTVEDLYEAIINTNPNMEFGIAFCEASGDRLIRVEGNNETMKEAAILNAEAVGAGHTFFIFLRKGFPINILTRVKEVPEVVTLFCATANPVEVIVAQSAQGRGVLGVIDGGSPLGVEGADGIAWRHGLLRKFGYKR is encoded by the coding sequence ATGGAGATCTTCAACGTTCCACTCCAAATCCCCGAAGGCGCCAACCTCATCTTCGGGCAAAGCCACTTCGTCAAAACCGTCGAGGACCTCTACGAAGCGATCATCAACACCAATCCCAACATGGAATTTGGCATCGCTTTCTGCGAGGCTTCCGGAGACCGGCTCATTCGCGTCGAAGGCAACAACGAGACCATGAAAGAGGCCGCAATCCTCAATGCCGAAGCGGTCGGCGCGGGTCATACCTTCTTCATTTTTTTGCGCAAAGGCTTCCCCATCAATATCCTCACCCGTGTCAAGGAAGTGCCCGAGGTGGTCACCCTATTCTGCGCAACCGCGAATCCCGTCGAAGTCATCGTCGCCCAATCGGCGCAGGGCCGTGGCGTGCTTGGCGTGATCGACGGTGGTAGCCCGCTCGGTGTCGAAGGGGCAGACGGCATCGCCTGGCGCCACGGTCTGCTGCGGAAATTCGGATACAAGCGCTAG
- a CDS encoding LysE family translocator: MDALPALLALGAVQLAAVMSPGPTFFLISQTAARHGRGAGMSAVFGASAAALLWAGAAMLGLELLFEKARWLQQAMQLFGGLYLVWIGIRLWRKKGLDEDVAVDTKHSGFWQGFTTSVGNPKVILFFGSILSAVFDPALPGWVKLAAMGVIATNELLWYSTVATLFSTETVRRNYRRAGRKLDRIFGTLLIGFGTRLAWGSRN, encoded by the coding sequence ATGGACGCACTCCCTGCATTACTGGCACTGGGAGCGGTGCAACTCGCCGCTGTGATGAGCCCAGGACCAACCTTCTTTCTTATCAGCCAGACTGCGGCGCGCCATGGCCGCGGCGCCGGAATGAGCGCCGTGTTTGGCGCGAGCGCAGCCGCGCTGCTGTGGGCTGGCGCTGCCATGCTCGGCCTGGAATTGCTGTTTGAGAAGGCGCGTTGGCTGCAACAGGCGATGCAACTCTTTGGAGGCCTGTATCTGGTCTGGATCGGGATCCGGCTTTGGCGCAAGAAGGGATTGGACGAAGACGTTGCTGTTGACACCAAGCATTCTGGCTTCTGGCAAGGCTTTACTACCAGCGTGGGCAACCCGAAGGTGATTCTATTTTTCGGCAGTATCCTGTCGGCTGTCTTTGACCCCGCACTGCCTGGTTGGGTGAAGCTGGCGGCGATGGGCGTGATTGCGACGAACGAACTCCTCTGGTATTCAACCGTTGCGACTCTGTTCTCGACGGAAACCGTGCGCCGGAACTACCGGCGGGCCGGACGCAAACTGGACCGAATTTTCGGCACGCTCCTGATCGGCTTTGGGACGCGACTGGCCTGGGGCTCCCGCAACTAG
- a CDS encoding O-acetylhomoserine aminocarboxypropyltransferase/cysteine synthase family protein — MKTAKIEKPLGFDTRALHKGYDPDATTHARAVPIYQTTSFAFEDSQDAAELFGLQKFGNIYTRIMNPTTDVLEQRVASLENGVAALAVASGQSAQMIAVLNICQAGDHIVASSTLYGGTYTQFDVSFRKLGIETTFVEPDDPENFRKAIQPNTKLIFGETISNPRGNILDIEAVAKVAHEAKLPLIIDNTFATPYLCRPIDHGADIVLHSLTKFLGGHGNSIGGIIVDSGKFPWKEGNFPQLNEPSKAYHGMVFSEALGPIAYIIKARVEGLRDLGPALSPFNAFLFLQGIETLSLRMDRHVSNALAVAQYLEAHPKVAWVKYPGLSSSPYHAAAKKYLPKGPGAVFSFGLKEGYEAGRAFVDKLQIFSHLANVGDARSLVIQPAATTHQQLTTEQQLSAGVSPDMVRLSVGLESIEDLLWDLEQALS, encoded by the coding sequence ATGAAAACTGCCAAGATTGAGAAGCCGCTCGGCTTCGACACCCGCGCTCTCCATAAAGGCTATGACCCGGATGCCACCACGCATGCCCGGGCGGTTCCGATCTACCAGACCACCTCATTTGCGTTTGAAGACTCGCAGGATGCCGCTGAGCTCTTTGGGCTCCAGAAATTCGGCAACATCTACACGCGCATCATGAACCCGACAACGGACGTGCTCGAACAGCGTGTCGCCTCGCTGGAAAACGGTGTCGCCGCGCTCGCCGTCGCCTCCGGCCAGTCTGCCCAGATGATCGCCGTGCTCAACATCTGCCAGGCCGGCGACCACATAGTGGCGTCCAGCACCCTCTACGGCGGCACCTATACGCAATTCGACGTCAGCTTCCGCAAGCTCGGCATCGAAACCACCTTCGTCGAACCGGATGATCCCGAAAACTTCCGCAAGGCCATCCAACCGAACACAAAGCTCATCTTTGGCGAGACGATCTCCAATCCGCGCGGCAATATTCTCGATATCGAAGCAGTTGCCAAGGTCGCCCACGAAGCCAAGCTGCCCCTCATCATCGACAACACCTTTGCCACCCCCTACCTTTGCCGCCCCATCGATCACGGCGCCGACATTGTGCTGCACAGCCTGACCAAGTTCCTGGGAGGCCACGGCAACTCGATCGGCGGCATCATTGTCGATTCCGGCAAGTTCCCCTGGAAAGAAGGCAACTTCCCGCAATTGAATGAGCCCTCCAAGGCCTATCACGGGATGGTCTTCTCAGAAGCGCTCGGCCCCATCGCCTACATCATCAAGGCCCGTGTCGAAGGCTTGCGCGATCTCGGTCCCGCGCTCAGTCCTTTTAATGCGTTTCTCTTCCTCCAGGGCATCGAAACGCTGAGCCTGCGCATGGATCGCCATGTCAGCAATGCGCTCGCCGTCGCGCAATACCTCGAAGCTCATCCCAAGGTGGCCTGGGTGAAGTATCCCGGCCTCAGCTCCAGCCCCTACCACGCCGCCGCCAAGAAATATCTCCCGAAAGGTCCCGGAGCCGTCTTCAGCTTTGGATTGAAAGAGGGGTATGAAGCCGGTCGCGCGTTTGTCGACAAACTGCAAATCTTCTCGCACCTGGCCAATGTGGGCGACGCACGCAGCCTGGTGATCCAGCCGGCGGCCACCACGCACCAGCAACTCACCACCGAGCAGCAGTTGAGCGCCGGCGTGAGCCCCGACATGGTCCGGCTTTCTGTGGGCTTGGAGAGTATCGAAGACCTGCTCTGGGACCTCGAACAGGCGCTCAGCTAG
- a CDS encoding AAA family ATPase, which yields MILKSIVISPDGDLVNQLDLAFQDIGGIVILKDIDHYPHEQELSRLIRTNSPHVVFLGISDFERSIGVVQWLEKEAPGVQIAVFDQQVDNKALLRLMQLGIREFIAPPFHHGSLSDVLIRIRDNAEKHPPVSAMTDMLFSFLPSKPGSGTTTIAVNTALAIARQPDTNALLMDMDLNSGLVRFMLKIENSYSVLDAAEHALSMDDNLWPQLVTHRGRLDVLHSGKINPGVRMEGAQVHHMVEYARKHYKAICVDLSGNMEKYSMEIMQESKRIFLVCTPEIPSLHLAREKYLFLQQMDLGDKVSILLNRMTKRPVIAPAQIEQLLGLPIAMSMPNDYAGVHRALTVGTEVEQNSELGKHFAQLANAMLERRPAAEPEKKKKESKGFADLFRFSTSKFATVSDGESKS from the coding sequence GTGATTCTAAAAAGCATTGTAATTAGTCCGGATGGGGATCTGGTCAACCAACTCGACCTCGCCTTTCAGGACATAGGCGGCATTGTCATTCTGAAAGATATCGATCACTACCCTCACGAGCAGGAACTTTCGCGGCTCATCCGCACAAACTCTCCCCACGTCGTTTTCCTGGGGATCAGCGACTTTGAACGCAGCATCGGTGTAGTCCAGTGGCTCGAAAAGGAAGCTCCCGGCGTCCAGATTGCTGTTTTTGACCAACAAGTCGATAACAAGGCGCTATTGCGGCTGATGCAATTGGGCATCCGCGAATTCATCGCGCCTCCCTTCCACCATGGGTCCCTTTCCGACGTTCTCATTCGCATTCGCGACAATGCGGAGAAACATCCGCCGGTCTCAGCGATGACCGATATGTTGTTCTCGTTCCTGCCGTCCAAGCCGGGTTCGGGCACCACCACGATTGCCGTCAATACCGCGCTTGCGATCGCCCGCCAGCCCGACACCAACGCGCTCCTGATGGACATGGACTTGAACAGCGGTTTAGTTCGCTTCATGTTGAAGATTGAGAACAGTTATTCCGTGCTCGATGCCGCGGAACATGCGCTCAGCATGGACGACAATCTCTGGCCCCAGTTGGTCACCCACCGTGGCCGCCTCGATGTCCTGCATTCCGGCAAGATCAATCCCGGCGTACGCATGGAGGGGGCACAGGTCCACCACATGGTGGAGTATGCCCGCAAGCACTACAAGGCCATCTGCGTCGATCTCTCCGGCAACATGGAGAAATACTCGATGGAGATCATGCAGGAATCCAAGCGCATCTTTCTCGTCTGCACGCCGGAGATTCCCTCCCTGCACCTCGCCCGGGAGAAATATCTGTTCCTGCAGCAAATGGATCTCGGCGACAAAGTCAGTATTCTGCTCAACCGCATGACCAAACGTCCGGTGATTGCACCCGCGCAGATTGAGCAACTCCTCGGCCTGCCCATCGCGATGTCGATGCCCAATGACTATGCCGGGGTCCATCGCGCACTGACCGTTGGCACAGAAGTGGAACAGAACTCCGAACTCGGCAAACACTTCGCACAATTGGCAAACGCCATGCTTGAGCGGCGTCCCGCCGCCGAGCCCGAGAAAAAGAAGAAGGAGTCCAAAGGTTTTGCAGACCTCTTCCGCTTCTCAACTTCTAAATTTGCAACAGTTTCTGATGGCGAAAGCAAAAGCTAG
- a CDS encoding serine hydrolase domain-containing protein produces MLETEQVKDKIPGYAAAAYYKGEIVWGSVGGFADLKAKRPVKRDTPFRLASISKSISAVAMLELYEAKKLALSDDVRKYCPAFPPKDYPITLAQLLGHIGGIRHYNTADPSDMDNRVHYNSVTDSLRKFAGDPLASEPGTKYIYTTYGYSLVGCAIEGASGMPYEKWIEEHILLPTGMKNTAPDNGKGISSRRCLGYRKVAKGKIEDCALSDNSAKIPGGGLVSTVDDLLLFVDGILKHHLLKPETIDLMWTSGRLKTGKLTGYGLGWSLSRSPEGDREIYHTGGQQGASTILYLRPDQNFAFVWLANLEALDNRLPVSRNAYKIVSGK; encoded by the coding sequence ATGCTGGAGACCGAGCAGGTAAAAGACAAGATTCCTGGCTATGCGGCGGCGGCTTATTACAAAGGCGAGATCGTCTGGGGGAGTGTAGGGGGTTTCGCCGATCTGAAGGCCAAACGCCCGGTCAAGCGCGACACCCCCTTCCGGCTTGCTTCCATCTCAAAATCGATTTCCGCCGTCGCGATGCTGGAACTCTATGAGGCAAAAAAGCTTGCGCTCAGCGACGACGTTCGCAAGTATTGCCCGGCCTTTCCTCCCAAAGACTATCCGATCACGCTGGCCCAACTGCTCGGCCACATCGGCGGCATCCGCCACTACAACACCGCCGACCCCTCTGACATGGACAATAGAGTCCACTACAATTCCGTCACCGATTCCCTGCGCAAGTTCGCCGGCGACCCGCTCGCCAGTGAACCGGGCACAAAATACATTTACACCACCTATGGCTATAGCCTGGTCGGTTGTGCGATCGAAGGCGCCTCGGGAATGCCCTACGAGAAGTGGATCGAAGAACACATCCTGCTCCCCACTGGGATGAAGAACACGGCCCCGGACAACGGGAAAGGCATCTCCTCCCGCCGTTGCCTCGGCTATCGCAAAGTCGCCAAAGGGAAAATCGAAGATTGTGCGCTCAGTGACAATAGCGCGAAGATCCCCGGCGGTGGCCTGGTCTCGACCGTCGATGACTTACTGCTCTTTGTCGACGGTATCCTAAAGCATCACCTCTTAAAACCCGAGACCATCGACCTGATGTGGACCTCCGGACGGCTGAAGACTGGAAAACTCACCGGCTATGGCCTGGGCTGGAGCCTCTCCCGCAGCCCGGAAGGCGACCGTGAAATCTATCACACCGGCGGCCAGCAAGGCGCCAGCACGATTCTCTATTTGCGCCCGGATCAGAACTTTGCCTTCGTCTGGCTGGCCAACCTCGAAGCGCTCGACAACCGGCTCCCGGTTTCCCGCAACGCCTACAAAATCGTCAGCGGCAAATAG
- a CDS encoding RNA polymerase sigma factor, whose amino-acid sequence MNPQRQLPQSESIESDESIMARVRDGDSAQLSILFERHGERLYRYCWRMNQDSRLSEDLVQEAFCRMLRFRSSFKEGHGFQAWMYSITRNLQMDHWRKKRFEAEWEEGYDAPAPPGDLFEGKQEAALLHEALSRLSPSKREILIMARFEEMPHEKIAEILGCEPGSARVRLHRAIASLRETYLNLLNERKSSS is encoded by the coding sequence TTGAATCCACAACGCCAGCTTCCGCAATCTGAGTCGATCGAATCGGACGAATCGATCATGGCCCGGGTGCGCGATGGCGATAGCGCGCAACTGAGCATCCTCTTTGAACGCCATGGAGAGCGTCTTTATCGCTACTGCTGGCGGATGAACCAGGATTCCCGTCTCAGTGAAGACCTCGTCCAGGAGGCCTTCTGCCGCATGCTGCGCTTCCGTTCCAGCTTCAAAGAGGGCCACGGTTTCCAGGCTTGGATGTATTCGATCACGCGCAATCTCCAGATGGATCATTGGCGCAAGAAGCGTTTTGAAGCGGAGTGGGAAGAGGGCTACGATGCCCCGGCTCCTCCGGGCGATCTGTTCGAGGGCAAACAGGAAGCAGCCTTGCTGCATGAGGCGTTGAGCCGCCTGTCCCCGTCCAAGAGAGAAATTCTCATCATGGCTCGCTTTGAAGAGATGCCACACGAGAAGATCGCCGAGATCCTCGGCTGCGAACCTGGTTCGGCGAGAGTTCGCCTGCACCGGGCCATTGCCAGCCTGCGCGAAACCTATCTGAATCTGTTGAACGAAAGGAAAAGCAGCTCATGA
- a CDS encoding HEAT repeat domain-containing protein, whose amino-acid sequence MKEMSFCPTGERQLAAYLEKRLSPRDRDAYASHAAACSICQAEIELWEKLSALPTPSPSPYFRRDFDAMMTRETGRVAVQSIPFWKQPMIAWAAAAAFAIGGFFSGTYFGGQKPKSELGELREEMRGMRSMVAMSLLQQQSAVDRLRGVNYSVRLDNPDDEVVTALIQTLRGDSSVDVRLAAADALRKYSGRPKVRSAIVDSLTMQDSPLMQLALIDALVDFRERRAEPQLERLASEGGIDPTVKQRIEKALKELKVQ is encoded by the coding sequence ATGAAAGAAATGTCGTTTTGTCCGACAGGCGAACGCCAGTTGGCTGCCTATCTCGAGAAGCGTTTGAGCCCGCGAGACCGTGACGCATACGCCAGTCACGCGGCTGCCTGCAGCATCTGCCAGGCAGAGATCGAGCTGTGGGAAAAGCTGTCGGCGCTCCCCACTCCGTCGCCCAGCCCTTATTTCCGCCGCGATTTCGACGCCATGATGACGCGGGAAACCGGCCGTGTGGCCGTCCAATCCATTCCCTTCTGGAAGCAGCCAATGATCGCCTGGGCCGCTGCGGCAGCCTTTGCGATTGGCGGCTTCTTCTCCGGCACTTACTTCGGCGGTCAAAAGCCCAAATCGGAATTGGGCGAACTCAGAGAGGAGATGCGAGGAATGCGCAGTATGGTGGCGATGAGCCTTCTCCAACAGCAGAGTGCAGTCGACCGGCTGCGCGGCGTCAATTATTCCGTCCGCCTCGACAACCCCGACGACGAGGTCGTCACTGCGCTCATTCAGACCCTCCGGGGCGACTCGAGCGTCGACGTACGCCTGGCCGCCGCCGACGCGCTCCGCAAATACAGCGGCCGTCCCAAGGTCCGCTCGGCCATCGTGGACTCGCTGACCATGCAGGATTCGCCGCTCATGCAACTCGCGCTCATTGATGCGCTGGTCGACTTCCGCGAACGCCGCGCCGAACCCCAGCTCGAACGTCTCGCAAGCGAAGGCGGCATCGATCCCACCGTCAAGCAGCGCATCGAAAAAGCACTCAAGGAGTTGAAAGTCCAATGA
- a CDS encoding DUF4097 family beta strand repeat-containing protein: protein MKNTLLAILIAAATLAAQGGEKLSIALRDPSRPGTVKMNTIHGSILVKVHAGKDIIVETEARTEKEREREVPESARGLRRLNSTGLSITLEEENNVVTISTGIRARSENFVILVPAKTSLKLSATNGRMITVEGVDGEMELNATNGGITLTDVSGSVVAHALNGKINAKFKRVDSDKPMSFSSMNGTIDVTFPASIKANLKMQTNNGDVFTDFDVQMKPNTVKMEKSEPASSDRDRNRVRMESLTSGAINGGGPDYSFKNFNGNIYIRKGN, encoded by the coding sequence ATGAAAAATACACTGCTTGCAATTCTGATCGCCGCTGCAACGCTCGCCGCTCAAGGCGGAGAAAAACTTTCTATCGCGTTGCGCGATCCGTCCCGGCCCGGCACCGTCAAAATGAACACCATCCATGGCTCGATCCTCGTCAAAGTCCACGCGGGCAAAGACATCATCGTCGAGACCGAGGCGCGTACTGAAAAGGAGCGGGAGCGTGAAGTCCCAGAGTCGGCTCGTGGGCTCCGGCGCCTCAACTCCACCGGCCTCTCCATCACGCTTGAGGAAGAAAACAATGTCGTCACCATCTCAACTGGCATCCGCGCCCGGAGCGAAAACTTCGTCATCCTCGTCCCCGCCAAGACCTCGCTGAAACTCTCGGCGACCAACGGCAGAATGATCACCGTCGAAGGAGTGGACGGCGAGATGGAACTCAACGCCACCAACGGCGGCATCACCCTCACAGATGTCTCCGGCAGCGTCGTCGCCCATGCACTCAATGGCAAGATCAATGCGAAGTTCAAACGCGTCGACTCGGACAAGCCAATGAGCTTCAGTTCCATGAACGGCACCATTGACGTCACATTTCCAGCCTCAATCAAAGCAAATCTGAAGATGCAGACCAATAATGGCGATGTCTTCACCGACTTTGATGTCCAGATGAAACCCAACACGGTCAAGATGGAAAAATCAGAGCCCGCCTCCAGCGACCGGGACCGGAACCGTGTGCGTATGGAGTCGCTCACCTCGGGAGCCATCAACGGCGGCGGCCCCGATTATAGCTTTAAGAATTTCAACGGTAATATATATATCCGTAAAGGGAATTAA